One Globicephala melas chromosome 4, mGloMel1.2, whole genome shotgun sequence genomic window carries:
- the ZNF639 gene encoding zinc finger protein 639: MNEYPKKRKRKTLHPSRYSDSSGISRIADGFNGIFSDHCYSVCSMRQPDLKYFDNKDDDSDTETSNDLPKFTDGIKARNRNQNYLVPSPVLRILDHTAFSTEKSADIEICDEECDSPESVNQQTQEESPIEVHTAEDVPIAAEVHAISEDYDIETENNSSESLQDQTDEEPPAKLCKILDKSQAFNVTAQQKWPLLRANSSGLYKCELCEFNSKYFSDLKQHMILKHKRTDSNVCRVCKESFSTNMLLIEHAKLHEEDPYICKYCDYKTVIFENLSQHIADTHFSDHLYWCEQCDVQFSSSSELYLHFQEHSCDEQYLCQFCEHETNDPEDLHSHVVNEHACKLIELSDKYNNGEHGQYSLLSKITFDKCKNFFVCQVCGFRSRLHTNVNRHVAIEHTKIFPHVCDDCGKGFSSMLEYCKHLNSHLSEGIYLCQYCEYSTGQIEDLKIHLDFKHSADLPHKCSDCLMRFGNERELISHLPVHETT; the protein is encoded by the exons ATGAATGAAtatcctaaaaaaagaaaaaggaagactttACACCCTTCTCGTTATTCAG attcctCTGGAATAAGCAGAATTGCAGATGgattcaatggcattttttctgATCATTGTTATAGTGTTTGTTCTATGAGACAAccagacttaaaatattttgacaacAAAG ATGATGATTCTGATACAGAGACATCAAATGACTTGCCAAAATTTACAGATGGAATCAAGGccagaaacagaaatcaaaactacCTGGTTCCCAGTCCTGTACTTAGAATTCTAGATCACACTGCCTTTTCTACAG aaaaatctgCTGATATTGAAATTTGTGATGAAGAGTGCGACTCCCCTGAATCAGTCAACCAGCAAACTCAAGAGGAGAGCCCTATAGAAGTTCACACTGCTGAAGATGTTCCAATTGCTGCGGAAGTGCATGCAATTTCTGAAGATTAtgatatagagacagaaaacaattcCTCTGAGAGTCTCCAAGACCAAACTGATGAAGAGCCACCAGCTAAACTTTGCAAAATTCTTGACAAGAGCCAAGCTTTTAATGTGACTGCCCAGCAGAAATGGCCTTTACTGAGAGCTAATAGCAGTGGCCTCTATAAATGTGAACTTTGTGAGTTCAAcagcaaatatttttctgatttaaagCAGCATATGATCTTGAAGCATAAGCGTACTGATTCAAATGTCTGTCGAGTATGCAAAGAAAGTTTCTCTACCAACATGCTCCTGATCGAACATGCCAAACTGCATGAAGAGGATCCCTACATTTGTAAATACTGTGATTATAAGACAGTAATTTTTGAGAACCTCAGCCAGCACATTGCAGACACCCATTTTAGTGATCACCTTTATTGGTGTGAGCAGTGTGATGTACAGTTCTCCTCAAGCAGTGAACTCTACCTACATTTCCAGGAGCACAGCTGTGATGAACAGTACTTGTGTCAGTTCTGTGAACATGAAACGAATGATCCAGAAGACTTGCATAGCCATGTGGTAAATGAGCATGCATGTAAATTAATAGAGTTAAGTGATAAGTATAACAATGGAGAACATGGACAGTACAGCCTCTTAAGCAAAATTACATTTGACAAATGTAAAAACTTCTTTGTATGTCAAGTATGTGGGTTTCGGAGTAGACTTCATACAAATGTTAACAGGCATGTTGCTATTGAACATACTAAAATTTTTCCTCATGTTTGTGATGACTGTGGGAAAGGCTTTTCAAGCATGCTAGAATATTGCAAACATTTAAATTCACATTTATCTGAAGGGATTTATTTATGTCAATATTGTGAATATTCAACAGGACAGATTGAAGATCTTAAAATTCATCTAGATTTCAAGCATTCGGCTGATTTACCTCATAAATGTAGTGACTGCTTAATGAGGTTTGGAAATGAAAGGGAATTAATAAGTCACCTTCCAGTCCATGAGACAACTTGA